One part of the Anopheles coustani chromosome 2, idAnoCousDA_361_x.2, whole genome shotgun sequence genome encodes these proteins:
- the LOC131266986 gene encoding solute carrier family 25 member 35-like, with protein MDGTDFLLGGLGSMGATLITNPLEVVKTRMQLQGELAAKGTYHKPYRGVVDAFVTIAKNDGYMALQKGLAPSLCFQFILNSCRLGIYNTANEHGWTKQANGKQSVLKSAFWGATGGFVGSALASPFFMLRTHLQSQAKAVIAVGYQHQHTGMMSALKEIFQKHGVQGLYRGVSVTMPRALLGSGGQLAAFGYTKDFLTRRPIMQHQSETFVSTVAGAVGGTVMAITMTPPDVIATRLYNQGIDAKGKGIYYKGVVDCCIKILKTEGIGGLYKGFWPHYMRIGPHATLVLLFFDELKLLRTKYYASKIL; from the exons ATGGACGGAACAGATTTTTTACTTGGCGGCTTAGGATCGATGGGAGCCACGCTGATAACGAATCCTCTCGAG GTTGTGAAAACAAGAATGCAACTGCAGGGCGAACTAGCCGCGAAGGGAACCTATCACAAACCATACCGAGGTGTCGTGGACGCGTTCGTCACAATTGCCAAGAACGATGGCTACATGGCACTACAGAAAGGACTTGCACCTTCGCTGTGCTTCCAGTTCATCCTAAATTCCTGCAG ATTAGGCATATACAACACGGCCAATGAACACGGATGGACAAAGCAAGCCAATGGCAAGCAATCGGTGCTGAAGAGTGCCTTCTGGGGCGCAACAGGTGGTTTCGTCGGGTCTGCCCTGGCCAGCCCATTCTTCATG ctCCGTACTCACCTCCAATCCCAAGCGAAAGCTGTAATTGCAGTAGGCTATCAGCACCAGCACACCGGGATGATGAGCGCATTGAAGGAAATCTTTCAAAAGCACGGTGTCCAGGGGCTGTACCGGGGAGTGTCCGTTACCATGCCACGTGCTCTGCTCGGAAGCGGCGGTCAGCTAGCGGCGTTTGGGTACACGAAAGATTTTCTAACACGACGTCCGATTATGCAACACCAAAGCGAAACGTTCGTGTCCACGGTGGCCGGTGCCGTCGGTGGTACGGTCATGGCCATCACAATGACTCCACCGGATGTGATAGCAACGAGACTGTACAACCAAGGCATAGATGCAAAGGGGAAAGGAATCTACTATAAGGGCGTGGTGGACTGTTgtattaaaattttgaaaacggaAGGTATCGGGGGTCTCTACAAAGGTTTTTGGCCCCACTACATGCGCATCGGGCCACACGCAACATTAGTGCTCTTATTTTTCGACGAACTGAAAttattacgtacaaagtactATGCTTCGAAGATTTTATGA
- the LOC131266984 gene encoding uncharacterized protein LOC131266984: MVQYNLIVLFAAFCGAYGAGYDFHDFVSTGICPTRKNVLLEAFSFQPKEIRILSDPQRGIIYNQSWNSSSFKRYDECKFTLQTPPGAGLYLIVRKLIFRRDSKGNCIDTITVKQSNKKKTTFCYTPADVPRSFSDNSHLKITIKLDNFVPMPTVEGMLHVQLIATPKVTCLPVANILRCEPFDSESCIDVSFSRDGTINCPSCVDEGACSTDLETVYVADKQSIAVTAFVSLVITMGVCCCCIYCLYKNRRCITTCSNHGGGAATDNDVTHIRFRGRRTAQSSGILSVELPGASHDFRPSAPKLDEKDLPPSYEALFPTAADASTASGPTTVSTATSPTIPSTEVGRELDSTK, encoded by the exons ATGGTGCAATATAATTTGATCGTTCTATTCGCGGCATTCTGCGGTGCTTACGGTGCAGGATACGACTTTC ATGACTTCGTTAGCACCGGCATCTGTCCAACGCGAAAGAACGTGCTGTTGGAGGCGTTTTCGTTCCAGCCGAAGGAAATCCGAATTCTATCCGACCCGCAAAGGGGCATCATATACAACCAAAGCTGGAACTCATCTTCCTTCAAGCGCTACGATGAGTGTAAATTTACGCTGCAGACACCCCCCGGAGCAGGACTGTATCTGATCGTTCGAAAGCTGATTTTTCGCCGTGATTCGAAGGGGAACTGCATCGACACGATCACGGTGAAGCAgagcaacaaaaagaaaacgacctTCTGCTACACGCCAGCGGATGTGCCAAGAAGTTTCTCCGATAATTCGCACCTGAAGATCACCATCAAGTTGGACAATTTCGTACCAATGCCGACGGTGGAAGGTATGCTGCATGTTCAGCTGATAGCGACACCAAAAGTGACCTGCCTGCCCGTGGCTAACATATTGAGATGCGAGCCGTTTGACTCAGAGTCGTGCATCGACGTATCGTTCAGTCGGGACGGAACGATCAATTGTCCCAGCTGTGTCGACGAGGGTGCCTGCTCGACGGACTTGGAGACGGTATACGTGGCGGACAAGCAAAGCATTGCTGTGACGGCATTCGTATCGCTCGTGATCACGATGGgggtgtgctgctgctgtatcTATTGCCTGTACAAAAACAGACGGTGTATCACAACGTGCAGCAACCATGGGGGAGGAGCTGCAACGGACAATGACGTGACACACATTCGCTTCAGAGGTCGGAGAACGGCTCAGtcctccggtatcctttcGGTTGAACTACCTGGCGCTTCGCACGACTTTCGACCGTCTGCTCCCAAGCTGGACGAAAAGGACCTTCCGCCAAGCTACGAAGCACTCTTTCCTACTGCCGCTGATGCCTCTACCGCATCCGGGCCCACAACGGTATCCACGGCCACATCGCCAACAATTCCGTCAACCGAGGTGGGCCGGGAACTGGATTCGACGAAATAA
- the LOC131266991 gene encoding uncharacterized protein LOC131266991: MLNYLQWFIMVVLSASATVQGSHEKLPVAANLHRADGSHESYDQNLATVTADEGFVDSTTPGTGTTHDRALFKETPIMDAITIVWYLATLIALVAFFLVMACADRNRCRSRKPAQEELTPPPTPAPSYRQFAPPNYDTLVFEKDNDSIFIIPYDARIESEHQRYAESLANDLEEIIVQPNVSNDHVPTSDIRNEEDGDAGSDATAVPEVCSSEPVRAN; encoded by the exons atgctaaactATCTACAATGGTTCATTATGGTCG TACTCTCTGCGTCCGCGACGGTACAAGGCTCACACGAGAAACTGCCGGTGGCCGCAAACCTGCACCGTGCCGATGGATCACACGAATCCTACGACCAGAACTTGGCTACTGTAACCGCAGACGAGGGTTTTGTCG ATTCAACGACTCCAGGCACCGGGACGACACATGATCGTGCGTTGTTCAAGGAGACACCTATCATGGATGCGATCACTATCGTATGGTACCTAGCCACATTAATCGCACTCGTAGCGTTCTTCCTGGTGATGGCCTGTGCGGACCGCAACCGGTGTCGATCTCGTAAGCCCGCCCAGGAAGAGTTGACGCCACCGCCAACGCCGGCACCCTCCTACCGCCAGTTCGCGCCTCCCAACTACGATACGCTAGTGTTCGAGAAAGATAACGACAGTATTTTCATCATTCCATACGACGCTCGGATCGAGAGTGAACATCAGCGGTACGCCGAAAGTCTGGCGAATGATCTGGAAGAGATTATAGTCCAGCCAAATGTGTCTAACGACCACGTGCCAACCAGTGATATTAGGAATGAAGAGGATGGTGATGCAGGCAGTGATGCTACCGCTGTTCCCGAAGTATGTAGTAGTGAACCAGTGCGCGCTAATTAG
- the LOC131266975 gene encoding uncharacterized protein LOC131266975, translating to MMIFYKIISVQWWCIFILYSQRAECASFFSTADSSSGSTSTAVPSLCGENGESSEQYVSDKGPSSSVLLALRSENGKPSASVAASCKRQFRAPDAYNFFVRLQRAPTAPGPRSSAGKKYASSKTSNSTHSCPLTISQSANGELLPAWRLDPCLLETSGLPDEPMRLLQGKLNIVWNHDGNAPNYRLHLTVVGQGTVCVEREKHSCLDYAGTPLLCIARELICDGQPNCPPVGNDVLDENEVMCAKHLREEYSENPVQSVFRKYIQSTIKSFFGGEPDHVLPPGTAQADGTVDIGLEPKFGSLAVNSPTGLPTPAPPAVPATEPSVPAKKQRSSLTGLSKYGPWGYLFLGMLICGSALLICGLWECCCRSHKPEQSPDDSLPDPVPSFLQTSPGGGDGGRLGAGPSPGLTAPPYGELDPPPAYSVLFPNQKPSDVNPDDASPDTVDSQESTSRLADSPPPDGSGVIMDAETGSQSQEGDEVADQSVSSTASLSVSL from the exons atgatGATCTTCTATAAAATAATATCCGTGCAGTGGTGGTGTATTTTTATACTCTATTCCCAACGCGCCGAATGTGCATCGTTCTTCTCGA CTGCCGATTCGAGTTCCGGCAGTACATCCACCGCCGTTCCTTCGCTTTGTGGTGAAAATGGGGAATCCAGCGAGCAGTACGTGAGCGACAAGGGCCCATCGTCCAGCGTGTTGCTGGCGCTGAGGTCGGAAAATGGCAAACCATCCGCGTCGGTGGCCGCTTCCTGCAAGCGCCAGTTCCGTGCGCCCGACGCGTACAATTTCTTCGTCCGGCTGCAACGGGCCCCCACCGCACCGGGACCCCGGAGTTCGGCGGGCAAGAAGTACGCCAGCAGTAAAACCAGCAACAGCACGCACAGCTGCCCGCTGACGATC TCACAATCGGCCAACGGGGAGCTGCTGCCTGCGTGGCGCCTGGATCCGTGTCTGCTCGAGACGAGCGGCCTGCCGGACGAGCCGATGCGTTTGCTGCAGGGCAAGCTGAACATCGTCTGGAACCACGACGGCAACGCACCGAACTACCGGCTTCATCTCACGGTCGTCGGGCAGGGGACGGTGTGCGTGGAGCGGGAGAAGCACTCCTGCCTGGACTACGCCGGCACGCCGCTGCTGTGCATTGCCCGCGAGCTCATCTGCGACGGCCAGCCAAACTGCCCGCCGGTCGGGAACGACGTTCTCGACGAGAATGAAGTCATGTGCGCCAAACATCTCCGGGAGGAGTATTCG GAAAATCCGGTCCAGTCGGTCTTCCGCAAGTACATTCAAAGCACAATCAAGTCATTCTTCGGTGGCGAACCGGATCACGTGCTGCCTCCGGGCACCGCACAAGCGGACGGCACAGTCGACATAGGCTTGGAGCCAAAGTTTGGCAGTTTGGCAGTGAACTCGCCAACCGGATTGCCCACTCCTGCACCTCCGGCCGTTCCCGCCACAGAGCCCTCGGTGCCGGCAAAGAAGCAGCGCAGTTCGCTGACGGGCCTCTCGAAGTACGGCCCCTGGGGCTACCTGTTTCTCGGCATGCTGATCTGCGGTAGCGCATTGCTGATTTGCGGTTTGTGGG AATGCTGCTGCCGGTCGCACAAACCCGAACAAAGCCCGGACGATTCGCTGCCCGATCCGGTGCCATCGTTTCTACAGACTTCCCCGGGCGGTGGCGATGGGGGACGGCTTGGGGCTGGACCATCGCCCGGTCTCACCGCGCCCCCGTACGGGGAGCTTGATCCGCCACCCGCCTACTCGGTGCTGTTTCCGAACCAAAAACCCTCCGACGTTAACCCCGACGACGCAAGCCCCGACACTGTCGATAGCCAAGAGTCGACCTCCCGGCTAGCTGATTCACCGCCACCGGACGGTTCCGGCGTGATAATGGATGCGGAAACCGGCAGCCAATCGCAGGAAGGTGATGAAGTTGCCGATCAGTCCGTTTCGTCGACCGCTTCATTATCCGTCTCGCTCTAG
- the LOC131266982 gene encoding uncharacterized protein LOC131266982, translating to MTMADEIGSSARPAYKKRSSSISAPACASLETIISPPSEGDTPEGGTPGYRRRKPATRSQSARMTGPRSVRRKPQPSPQTLQDSRGHCTSEPRLNDSETPPPQKRRGSQRRPMHNSERRHQNVRIKLATPRKSNAFLDVPQINLQHLQLDDQEDDDNIRLRTFSSSKQGVVNRGDSFRRRRSRSNSLAPVSPVRVVDEVLTPPTAPIDSFRVMMIGAPGVGKGALLSQFRSSECINAYDTRESPGEQNISIILNGEESELKFVTDSIGNKDEMLRADAFLVVFSVVDKATFSRADQLLNMLHDMDVSRSRPTILVANKIDLARSRAVSTQDGKCLACTHKIKFIEVSVAINHNVDELLAGILSQIRLKREQSALQGTREPSSSSSSSSSAHWYKNRSVVRASMKARQMITWIFGKEDSKFKNCENLQVL from the exons ATGACCATGGCGGATGAGATCGGCTCGTCGGCGCGTCCCGCGTACAAAAAGCGCAGCTCGTCGATTTCGGCCCCGGCCTGCGCCAGCCTCGAGACGATCATCAGCCCGCCGTCGGAGGGCGACACACCGGAGGGCGGCACGCCCGGCTACCGGAGGCGGAAGCCGGCTACGCGCTCCCAGAGTGCGCGGATGACGGGGCCACGATCG GTGCGCCGTAAGCCGCAGCCTTCGCCACAAACACTACAAGACTCGCGGGGCCACTGTACCAGCGAGCCCCGGTTGAACGACTCCGAAACTCCTCCGCCACAGAAACGACGCGGCTCGCAGAGGCGCCCGATGCACAATTCAG AGCGGCGTCACCAAAATGTAAGGATCAAGTTAG CTACGCCAAGAAAATCGAATGCATTTCTGGACGTGCCACAGATCAACCTACAGCACCTGCAGCTCGACGACCAGGAGGACGACGACAATATCAGACTGAGAACGTTCAGCTCATCGAAGCAAG GCGTCGTGAACCGGGGCGACTCGTTCCGCAGGCGGCGCTCGAGAAGCAACAGCTTGGCCCCGGTCAGCCCGGTGCGGGTGGTGGACGAGGTCCTGACGCCCCCGACCGCTCCGATCGATTCGTTCCGCGTGATGATGATTGGCGCACCGGGCGTCGGCAAGGGGGCGCTGCTGTCGCAGTTCCGGTCGTCGGAGTGTATCAACGCGTACGACACACGAG AGTCCCCGGGAGAGCAGAACATATCCATCATTCTGAACGGCGAGGAGTCGGAGCTCAAGTTTGTCACCGATAGCATAGGAAACAAG GACGAGATGCTGAGGGCGGACGCGTTCTTGGTGGTGTTTTCCGTGGTCGACAAGGCCACGTTCAGCCGGGCCGACCAGCTGCTCAACATGCTGCACGACATGGACGTTAGCCGGTCCCGGCCGACGATTCTGGTCGCGAACAAGATCGATCTGGCCCGTTCGCGGGCCGTGTCGACGCAAG ATGGAAAATGTCTCGCCTGTACGCACAAAATCAAGTTCATCGAGGTTTCCGTCGCCATCAACCACAACGTGGACGAGCTGCTGGCCGGCATCCTGTCGCAGATTCGCCTCAAGAGGGAACAGTCCGCCTTGCAG GGCACTCGGgagccatcgtcgtcgtcctcgtcgtcgtcgtcagcgCATTGGTACAAAAATCGCAGCGTCGTCCGGGCCTCCATGAAGGCGCGTCAGATGATCACGTGGATATTCGGGAAGGAGGACTCCAAGTTCAAGAACTGCGAAAACCTTCAAGTGCTGTAA